A region from the Bacteroidetes Order II. bacterium genome encodes:
- a CDS encoding NAD-dependent epimerase/dehydratase family protein, whose product MQTFLSNNLTFQRIIRMAADVLMLSFSIIAAFVLRLAFSKDETVVYNVQDWIKTAAALVAIALPVFMLSGFYTSGRFYQGKYKAITVLQAVALTYLIFTALTFFSGKLLWYSRSVLLVSWIFSSILLVGARLWSVVWKYVLRSEVSISKKRNPGQIKSIRNVLVIGGAGYVGSGLIPRLLEKGYNVKLLDIMMFGYEPIKSVRNHSNLQIIRADFRQIDKVVEAVHGVDAVIHLGGIVGDPACSLDEQLTIDVNLAATRMVAEIAKGYGVQRFIFASSCSVYGASDEVLNELSSLSPVSLYAKTKIASEKVLQQLSGPDFCPVILRFGTIYGFSGRTRFDLVTNLLTAKAVKEGKITVYGGDQWRPFIHVNDVAKAVFLALEADLSLVQNEIFNVGSDAQNMTLWQVGELIKKQVPSAELLDLGMDGDRRNYRVSFKKIAEVLNFKPDWTMEAGITQVLEALHVGAVKDYKNPMYSNVQFLKEHENSELFKQLEKDHDLKLLEVFSN is encoded by the coding sequence ATGCAAACGTTCTTATCTAACAACCTGACATTTCAACGCATCATTCGCATGGCTGCGGATGTTTTGATGTTGTCTTTTAGCATCATCGCTGCATTTGTACTCCGTTTAGCCTTCTCTAAAGATGAAACGGTAGTGTACAATGTTCAAGACTGGATTAAAACTGCTGCGGCACTTGTTGCTATTGCATTACCAGTTTTCATGCTTAGCGGTTTCTATACTTCTGGCCGTTTTTATCAAGGCAAGTATAAAGCAATCACTGTTTTACAAGCAGTTGCTTTAACATACTTGATATTCACTGCGTTAACCTTTTTTTCGGGTAAGCTACTATGGTACTCTCGCTCAGTTTTGTTGGTATCATGGATTTTTAGCTCCATCTTGTTAGTTGGAGCGCGACTCTGGTCTGTGGTGTGGAAATATGTCTTACGGTCAGAAGTATCTATCTCTAAAAAGCGCAATCCTGGACAAATTAAATCTATTCGTAACGTTTTAGTTATTGGTGGGGCAGGGTATGTTGGATCAGGCTTAATTCCTCGTTTACTCGAAAAAGGTTATAATGTCAAACTTCTAGACATAATGATGTTTGGTTATGAGCCAATTAAGAGTGTTCGCAACCATTCTAACTTACAGATTATTCGTGCAGACTTTCGGCAAATAGATAAAGTTGTTGAAGCGGTTCATGGCGTGGATGCGGTTATTCATTTAGGCGGCATTGTTGGCGACCCAGCTTGCTCTCTAGATGAGCAGCTAACCATTGATGTAAATCTTGCTGCTACTCGTATGGTTGCAGAAATTGCAAAAGGGTATGGTGTGCAGCGTTTCATTTTCGCCTCCTCTTGCAGTGTATATGGCGCCAGTGATGAAGTCTTAAATGAGCTCTCTAGCTTAAGTCCAGTTTCACTTTATGCAAAAACTAAAATTGCTTCCGAAAAAGTTTTGCAGCAACTTTCAGGGCCAGATTTCTGTCCTGTCATTTTGCGTTTTGGAACAATTTATGGTTTTTCTGGGCGTACCCGCTTTGATCTTGTTACCAACCTATTAACAGCGAAGGCCGTGAAAGAAGGTAAGATCACGGTTTATGGTGGAGATCAATGGCGGCCTTTTATCCATGTAAATGATGTGGCAAAAGCAGTCTTTTTAGCCTTAGAGGCGGACCTTTCACTAGTCCAGAATGAAATATTTAATGTTGGATCAGATGCTCAGAATATGACCCTTTGGCAAGTTGGCGAGCTAATCAAAAAGCAAGTCCCAAGCGCTGAACTTTTAGACTTAGGAATGGACGGAGATCGCCGTAATTATCGGGTTAGCTTCAAAAAAATTGCAGAAGTTTTGAACTTTAAGCCAGATTGGACAATGGAAGCTGGGATTACCCAGGTGCTAGAAGCATTGCACGTAGGGGCTGTAAAAGATTACAAAAACCCTATGTATAGCAATGTTCAGTTTTTAAAAGAACATGAAAACTCGGAATTGTTTAAGCAATTGGAAAAAGATCATGACTTAAAGCTCCTAGAAGTTTTCAGTAACTAA
- a CDS encoding nucleotide sugar dehydrogenase gives MKHYTHLQEKIVNKTVQVGIVGLGYVGLPLAVEFAKAGVKTLGLDVSEEKVALINKGQNYIGDVKDEELAVAVSSGQLQATTDWSTGSDIDVFVICVPTPMSLHKDPDVTYIEKASEAIAAILRPGQLVILKSTTYPGTTEYVVQPILEKVGLKLGEEYFLAYSPERVDPGNEIWHTGNTPIVVGGVTEACLKLASATLKLFVGHVHEVSSPKVGEMEKLLENTFRSVNIALVNELAQLCDRMGGINIWEVINAAATKPFGYMKFTPGPGVGGHCIPIDPYYLSWLAKRYDFETSFITLAAKTNESMPFYVVDATIRAIAEQPVALKDANVLVMGATFKKDVADSRHSLAEPILRLLREKNVQNITLADPIVDSFSFDWWDGKHETIPTQPLTQALVEKSNVVILITDHSAFDYEMVAIHAKHIVDSRNAFAKIKNRTNITLIGGGQ, from the coding sequence ATGAAACATTATACACATTTACAAGAGAAAATTGTAAACAAAACAGTTCAAGTTGGCATTGTTGGACTAGGCTATGTTGGGCTACCACTCGCAGTAGAATTTGCCAAAGCTGGCGTAAAAACGTTGGGCTTGGATGTAAGCGAAGAAAAAGTTGCTTTAATCAATAAAGGGCAAAACTACATTGGTGATGTAAAAGATGAAGAATTAGCTGTTGCTGTTTCTTCGGGACAGCTTCAAGCCACAACAGATTGGTCAACAGGTAGCGACATAGATGTCTTTGTCATCTGTGTACCAACCCCAATGTCTTTACATAAAGATCCCGATGTTACCTATATTGAAAAAGCTTCTGAAGCGATTGCTGCAATTTTACGCCCAGGTCAATTGGTTATTCTAAAATCAACAACGTATCCTGGTACAACGGAGTATGTTGTTCAGCCTATTTTGGAGAAGGTTGGGCTTAAACTTGGAGAAGAATATTTCTTAGCCTATAGCCCAGAGCGGGTAGATCCTGGGAATGAAATATGGCATACAGGCAATACGCCTATTGTAGTCGGAGGTGTAACAGAAGCTTGTTTGAAGTTAGCCTCGGCAACCCTTAAGCTTTTTGTAGGGCATGTACATGAGGTTAGTTCGCCGAAAGTAGGTGAAATGGAAAAGCTGCTTGAAAACACCTTCCGCTCCGTTAATATTGCTTTAGTGAATGAGCTTGCCCAACTTTGTGATCGCATGGGCGGTATTAATATTTGGGAGGTGATCAATGCAGCTGCCACTAAACCATTTGGGTACATGAAGTTTACTCCAGGCCCAGGTGTAGGGGGGCATTGCATTCCTATTGACCCTTACTACCTCTCTTGGCTTGCCAAACGGTATGATTTTGAAACCAGTTTTATCACGCTAGCAGCAAAAACCAATGAGTCTATGCCGTTTTATGTGGTGGATGCTACGATTCGTGCTATCGCAGAACAACCCGTTGCATTAAAAGATGCCAATGTTTTGGTTATGGGCGCCACCTTCAAAAAAGATGTTGCAGATTCGCGGCATTCACTGGCAGAACCTATTTTACGGCTTCTACGAGAAAAGAACGTCCAAAACATTACCTTAGCAGACCCGATTGTAGATAGTTTTTCCTTCGATTGGTGGGATGGAAAGCACGAAACAATTCCGACCCAACCCTTGACACAGGCACTTGTTGAAAAATCTAATGTGGTTATTTTAATCACCGATCATTCAGCATTTGACTATGAAATGGTCGCAATACATGCCAAGCATATAGTAGATTCGCGCAACGCATTTGCAAAAATTAAAAACCGAACCAATATTACGTTGATTGGCGGTGGTCAATAA
- a CDS encoding nucleotidyltransferase family protein → MTLFVLSEKGELVGTLTDGDVRRGLLAGLTVNAPVTSIMRTSFRYLKMGDFTLAQVDEIRKAEVSLIPLLNQEGCIEDVIDLSKKRSVLPCDVVMMAGGLGIRLRPLTLDKPKPMLPVGNKPIIEHNIDRLISFGIYNFTISIKYLGEQIAGYFKDGRHLGVQIQYLIENEPLGTIGSVSQISAFKNDYVLVMNSDILTTIDFEEMFRTFIEKEADMMVATVPYEVKVPYGVLETNEDDAVLSLKEKPIYTYYANAGIYLMKRKVLEFIPQNTFFNTTDLMDVVIAKGMKLSSYPILGYWLDIGQMEDYHRAQHDIKHLQL, encoded by the coding sequence TTGACCCTCTTTGTCCTCTCCGAAAAGGGTGAATTAGTTGGAACACTTACTGATGGGGATGTTCGGCGTGGCTTGCTGGCAGGTCTTACAGTGAACGCCCCCGTAACCTCTATCATGAGAACGTCTTTTCGTTATTTAAAAATGGGTGATTTTACGTTAGCCCAAGTAGATGAAATTCGAAAAGCAGAAGTAAGTTTGATCCCCTTATTAAATCAAGAAGGGTGTATAGAAGATGTTATAGACCTCTCCAAAAAACGTTCTGTTTTGCCATGTGATGTCGTGATGATGGCTGGCGGCTTAGGAATACGTTTGCGGCCCTTGACCTTAGACAAACCTAAGCCTATGCTACCCGTAGGGAATAAACCTATTATTGAGCACAATATTGATCGCTTAATCAGTTTTGGGATTTATAATTTTACGATTTCTATTAAATATTTGGGAGAGCAAATAGCAGGCTACTTCAAAGATGGGCGGCATTTAGGGGTTCAAATACAATACCTTATCGAAAATGAGCCATTAGGCACCATTGGGTCAGTGAGCCAAATCTCTGCCTTTAAGAACGACTATGTTTTGGTGATGAACTCTGATATTCTCACGACGATTGACTTTGAGGAAATGTTCAGAACCTTTATCGAAAAAGAGGCGGATATGATGGTTGCAACGGTTCCTTATGAAGTCAAGGTTCCTTATGGGGTTTTAGAGACCAATGAAGACGATGCTGTTTTATCTTTAAAAGAAAAACCGATCTATACCTATTATGCCAATGCTGGCATTTATTTGATGAAGCGAAAAGTACTTGAGTTCATTCCTCAAAACACTTTTTTTAATACCACGGACTTGATGGATGTGGTCATCGCTAAAGGAATGAAGCTTTCCTCGTACCCAATTTTGGGTTACTGGTTAGACATTGGGCAGATGGAAGATTACCATCGTGCGCAGCATGATATTAAACATTTACAACTTTAA
- a CDS encoding NAD(P)-dependent oxidoreductase — translation MNRILVTGCAGYIGSVLTRLLLNDGYQVVGLDSLKFGGAALVDIYNHPSFTFVRGDIRDIEGFRSILKTYQIDGVVNLAAIVGDPACRKFEQEATEVNLETPKTLFDICNDAAVQRFVFASTCSNYGKMEGDGFVKEDSPLNPVSHYAKTKVAFEQFLLDKTNGVTAPIILRFSTVYGLSPRIRFDLTVNEFTRDLSLGKELDIFGPQFWRPYCHVNDLARSVMVALKADEALVRGEVYNVGDSTENYQKQMIIDEIAKVVPNTKIKYTPQIDDPRDYRVNFDKIQTKLGFSITKKVIDGVEEIHRFIQDGIIADPYDAAYRNV, via the coding sequence ATGAATCGTATTTTGGTTACTGGTTGTGCAGGGTATATTGGCTCTGTACTGACTCGCTTGCTTTTAAATGATGGATACCAAGTTGTGGGCTTAGATAGCTTGAAGTTTGGCGGAGCGGCTTTGGTTGATATTTATAACCATCCTAGCTTTACGTTTGTTCGAGGCGATATTCGAGATATAGAAGGGTTCCGATCAATCCTAAAAACCTATCAAATCGATGGTGTCGTAAACTTAGCGGCTATTGTGGGCGATCCTGCATGCCGCAAATTTGAGCAAGAGGCGACAGAGGTCAATTTAGAAACCCCAAAAACCCTTTTTGATATTTGTAATGACGCAGCTGTACAACGGTTTGTATTTGCTTCTACTTGTTCCAATTATGGTAAGATGGAAGGAGATGGCTTTGTTAAAGAAGATTCGCCGCTCAATCCTGTTTCACACTATGCCAAAACTAAAGTTGCTTTCGAGCAGTTTTTATTGGATAAAACAAATGGGGTGACAGCGCCCATCATTTTGCGTTTTTCAACCGTTTATGGGCTTTCGCCGCGCATTCGGTTTGACTTGACGGTAAACGAATTTACACGTGATCTTTCTTTAGGGAAGGAGTTAGATATTTTTGGACCTCAGTTTTGGCGGCCCTATTGCCATGTAAACGACTTGGCGCGCTCGGTCATGGTTGCTTTAAAAGCAGATGAAGCGCTTGTTCGGGGCGAAGTTTACAATGTCGGGGACTCTACCGAGAATTACCAAAAGCAAATGATTATTGACGAAATAGCGAAGGTAGTTCCTAATACCAAGATTAAGTACACGCCTCAAATAGATGATCCGCGCGATTACCGTGTCAATTTCGACAAAATCCAAACCAAGCTTGGGTTTTCGATTACCAAAAAAGTCATTGATGGCGTTGAGGAAATTCATCGTTTCATTCAAGACGGTATTATCGCCGACCCTTATGATGCTGCCTACCGAAACGTATAA
- a CDS encoding acylneuraminate cytidylyltransferase family protein encodes MRYLGFITARAGSKGIPHKNMRLLNGKPLIQYTYEAALAAQSLAETHLSSDYHEAMVLGEEMGIGVLYKRPEALASDHATSIEVMLYHFDFMEAQGMALPDAVVLLQPTSPIRSEGLIDRCIKAFEQSGKESLVAVSACIQHPYSTFTIQDGKNKFINPTPTRRQDYPPYYFITGSVYIATPAFLRQHRVFFNEDTALYETSEYEAIDIDTPFDLALASFILASESNFTHK; translated from the coding sequence ATGCGATATTTAGGCTTTATCACCGCACGCGCAGGCTCCAAAGGCATTCCGCATAAAAACATGCGCCTGCTTAACGGTAAGCCTCTGATTCAATACACCTATGAAGCAGCTTTAGCCGCTCAGTCTTTGGCAGAAACCCACTTAAGCTCTGATTATCACGAAGCGATGGTATTGGGCGAGGAAATGGGTATTGGGGTCTTGTATAAACGTCCAGAGGCATTAGCATCCGACCATGCCACCAGTATTGAAGTTATGCTTTACCACTTCGATTTTATGGAGGCGCAAGGTATGGCTCTGCCTGATGCGGTTGTGCTTTTACAACCGACCAGCCCCATCCGAAGCGAAGGTTTAATAGATCGCTGTATTAAAGCCTTTGAGCAAAGTGGTAAGGAAAGCTTAGTGGCGGTAAGTGCTTGCATTCAGCATCCATATAGTACGTTTACGATACAGGATGGGAAAAACAAGTTTATCAACCCAACCCCCACCCGGCGGCAGGACTATCCGCCTTACTACTTCATTACAGGCTCTGTTTATATTGCAACGCCCGCTTTTTTGCGGCAGCATCGGGTGTTTTTTAACGAAGATACTGCCCTTTACGAAACGTCTGAGTACGAAGCCATTGATATTGACACGCCTTTTGATTTGGCGCTGGCTTCCTTTATTCTTGCATCTGAAAGTAATTTCACTCATAAATAA
- a CDS encoding undecaprenyl/decaprenyl-phosphate alpha-N-acetylglucosaminyl 1-phosphate transferase codes for MMEVLALVIGFLCSFVTAVVCTKLVRDLAIRHERLDHPDLYRKVHEVPTPRFGGIAMVLSTLVGLGIYLLFALILDFSPNLPDGYILAGASVLVLTGVLDDFFHLGVRHKLIGQIVAILIVVMSDAAHRIYLPEFKIMGIDHHTVAVLVTVLWLLGIINAMNLIDGLDGLAAGISVIAIVSFTAIYASQQVIPNAVAGIVLLGTLLGFLVYNFRPASIFMGDTGSLTIGFFLAVYAIPSFNAPFYFTGTAVADAWVPAILILGLPILDTLSSIFRRILSRKSIFAPDQDHIHHRVVKAWGLSHLSAVLLLYAVGFFLGLAAWLYANLGGGGKVITLSVVTGGIILFFIKLRTSQLPVAVWPSEHFKAPNEGNL; via the coding sequence GTGATGGAAGTTCTGGCGCTCGTCATAGGTTTTTTGTGCAGTTTCGTCACGGCTGTGGTCTGTACAAAATTGGTTCGTGATTTGGCTATTCGTCATGAACGGTTAGATCATCCCGACTTGTATCGGAAAGTGCATGAAGTACCCACGCCACGATTTGGAGGTATCGCGATGGTACTTTCAACCTTAGTGGGGCTGGGTATCTATCTTTTGTTTGCTCTGATATTGGATTTTTCACCCAATTTGCCAGACGGGTATATTCTGGCAGGGGCATCTGTGCTTGTTTTGACGGGTGTGTTGGATGATTTTTTTCATCTGGGCGTGCGGCATAAATTAATCGGGCAAATTGTAGCCATCCTCATTGTGGTAATGAGTGATGCGGCACACCGGATTTATCTGCCGGAATTTAAGATAATGGGCATAGACCATCACACAGTGGCCGTCTTGGTGACTGTTTTGTGGCTATTGGGTATTATCAATGCAATGAACCTCATTGATGGCTTGGATGGTTTGGCTGCGGGGATTTCGGTTATTGCGATTGTCTCGTTTACGGCTATCTATGCTTCTCAGCAAGTAATCCCAAATGCGGTAGCAGGGATAGTGCTATTAGGTACCTTGTTGGGTTTTTTGGTGTATAATTTTCGTCCAGCTTCTATTTTTATGGGGGATACGGGCAGTTTAACCATTGGCTTTTTCTTGGCTGTATATGCTATTCCGAGCTTCAATGCCCCTTTCTATTTTACCGGAACTGCTGTGGCAGATGCATGGGTGCCTGCGATTCTCATCTTAGGCTTGCCTATCTTAGATACGTTGAGTAGTATTTTTCGTCGGATTTTGTCACGAAAATCAATTTTTGCACCAGATCAAGACCATATACACCATAGGGTTGTGAAGGCATGGGGGCTATCTCATTTGTCGGCAGTCTTGCTTTTGTATGCAGTAGGTTTTTTCCTTGGGTTAGCCGCATGGCTGTATGCCAATTTAGGGGGAGGAGGCAAAGTCATCACATTATCTGTCGTTACTGGGGGGATTATTCTCTTTTTTATAAAACTGAGGACTTCTCAGTTACCAGTCGCAGTCTGGCCTTCTGAACACTTTAAAGCCCCCAATGAAGGTAATCTTTAA
- a CDS encoding UDP-glucose/GDP-mannose dehydrogenase family protein, with translation MKNQSVAVVGTGYVGLVTGTCFAEMGYSVLCVDIDEAKVAKMRKGIMPIFEPGLNVLFDRNRKNGRLQFTTDLKMAVEKSTFIFLALPTPPGADGAADLSYVLGVARQIGPFFNGYKLIINKSTVPVGTADMVREVIEQQGKRVGVDFDVVSNPEFLREGVAVDDFMKPERVVIGTSSSQAGEMMKQLYEPFVRNGNPILIMDERSSEMTKYAANAFLATKITFMNEIANLCEQVGANVDAIRVGIGSDSRIGKQFLYAGIGYGGSCFPKDVQALAQTSEQFGYRFKILEAVLNVNQQQQLALLPPMRSYLGGSLRGKCVAVWGLAFKANTDDVREASAHAMIRQLLAEGASVRAFDPEAIETTRAIFGNQIAYATDLYDALNGAEVLAICTEWNAFRKPDWETVKERLRFPAIFDGRNLYAPRQMEELGFFYHSIGRPYHKGV, from the coding sequence ATGAAAAATCAATCTGTTGCAGTTGTCGGGACAGGGTATGTTGGACTGGTAACGGGTACCTGCTTTGCAGAAATGGGCTATTCCGTTCTTTGTGTGGATATTGATGAAGCCAAAGTTGCAAAAATGAGGAAGGGCATTATGCCCATTTTTGAGCCGGGGCTCAATGTATTGTTTGATCGCAACCGAAAAAATGGCCGATTACAATTTACCACGGACTTAAAAATGGCTGTGGAAAAATCTACCTTCATTTTTCTCGCCCTTCCTACTCCGCCGGGCGCGGATGGGGCAGCTGATTTATCCTATGTCTTAGGGGTTGCGAGACAAATAGGCCCATTCTTTAACGGTTATAAGTTGATTATCAATAAAAGTACCGTTCCAGTGGGTACCGCAGATATGGTAAGGGAGGTGATTGAACAGCAGGGAAAACGGGTGGGGGTGGATTTTGACGTGGTTTCAAATCCTGAATTCTTACGCGAAGGCGTTGCGGTAGATGATTTTATGAAGCCGGAACGCGTGGTCATTGGGACCTCTAGTTCTCAGGCAGGCGAAATGATGAAACAACTCTATGAGCCTTTTGTCCGGAATGGTAATCCGATTCTCATCATGGATGAACGTTCTTCCGAAATGACCAAATATGCTGCCAATGCATTTTTGGCAACCAAGATCACGTTCATGAACGAAATTGCAAACCTCTGTGAACAGGTTGGCGCCAATGTGGATGCCATTCGGGTGGGTATTGGTTCGGACAGCCGAATCGGGAAACAGTTTCTTTACGCGGGAATTGGCTATGGCGGTTCTTGTTTCCCCAAAGATGTACAGGCATTGGCACAAACCTCTGAACAATTCGGTTATCGGTTTAAAATCTTAGAGGCTGTTCTGAACGTAAATCAACAACAGCAATTGGCCTTGTTGCCGCCCATGCGCTCTTATTTGGGAGGCAGCCTTCGGGGCAAATGTGTTGCCGTCTGGGGTCTTGCTTTCAAGGCCAATACCGACGATGTCCGAGAAGCATCTGCCCATGCCATGATTCGGCAACTATTGGCAGAAGGGGCGTCTGTGCGTGCGTTCGATCCAGAAGCCATCGAGACAACCCGTGCTATTTTTGGCAACCAGATTGCATATGCCACCGACCTCTATGATGCCTTGAATGGAGCTGAGGTACTGGCTATTTGTACCGAGTGGAACGCCTTTCGTAAACCGGATTGGGAGACTGTGAAAGAGAGGTTACGGTTTCCGGCCATTTTTGATGGACGCAACTTATATGCCCCACGTCAGATGGAAGAATTAGGCTTCTTTTACCATAGCATAGGTCGTCCGTACCACAAAGGAGTATAA
- a CDS encoding SDR family oxidoreductase has protein sequence MKRTLITGGAGFIGSHLCDRFIQEGHDVICMDNFITGSPDNIAHLVGHPKFHLVRHDVSNHVYIAGNLDYILHFASPASPIDYLKLPIQTLKVGALGTHNLLGLAKAKNARLLLASTSEVYGDPLIHPQHESYWGNVNPVGVRGVYDEAKRFAEAITMAYQRYHGVETRIVRIFNTYGPRMRANDGRVVSNFINQALRNLPITVYGDGSQTRSFQYCDDLVEGIWRLLHSDEAEPVNIGNPNEITILNFAEEVITWVQSESKIVFEPLPEDDPKIRQPDILKAKTVLGWEPVVSRSEGVRKTISFFRETMVSS, from the coding sequence ATGAAACGAACCCTTATTACCGGTGGTGCCGGATTTATCGGGTCTCACTTGTGTGATCGGTTTATCCAAGAAGGGCATGACGTGATTTGTATGGATAACTTTATTACGGGTTCGCCTGATAATATTGCCCATCTGGTCGGACATCCAAAATTCCACTTAGTCCGGCATGATGTATCGAATCACGTCTATATTGCAGGTAATCTGGACTATATTCTCCATTTTGCAAGCCCCGCCTCTCCAATAGACTATTTGAAGTTGCCGATTCAAACCCTGAAAGTCGGTGCATTGGGTACGCATAACCTTTTAGGATTGGCGAAAGCAAAAAATGCACGTTTGTTATTGGCCTCCACCTCCGAGGTGTATGGTGACCCACTTATACATCCTCAGCATGAATCCTATTGGGGGAATGTGAATCCTGTAGGTGTGCGGGGTGTCTATGATGAGGCGAAGCGATTTGCCGAAGCCATCACCATGGCCTATCAGCGTTATCATGGGGTCGAGACCCGAATTGTTCGCATTTTTAATACTTATGGCCCCAGAATGCGTGCAAATGATGGGCGTGTGGTTTCTAATTTCATTAATCAGGCGCTACGTAATTTACCCATTACGGTATATGGAGATGGGTCGCAAACCCGCAGTTTCCAGTATTGCGACGATCTCGTGGAAGGGATTTGGCGACTTTTGCACAGTGATGAAGCTGAGCCTGTAAATATCGGTAATCCCAATGAGATCACCATTTTGAACTTTGCTGAAGAAGTGATTACTTGGGTTCAGAGCGAAAGTAAGATTGTATTTGAACCCTTACCGGAAGATGATCCTAAGATTCGGCAGCCAGACATCCTTAAAGCAAAAACAGTCTTAGGCTGGGAACCCGTTGTTAGTCGGAGTGAAGGAGTCCGAAAAACCATTTCCTTCTTTAGAGAGACAATGGTTTCATCCTAA
- a CDS encoding oligosaccharide flippase family protein, with protein MKRIFAQYKALFIAGGNTVVNVLVIIFNLISVPIYLHFLGVESYGLIGFYATLLATTSLLNFNIGAVMSREIPRMKTLQMREGNINTVIHTLEVLFWILGIGVGLVIGLFAYPLSSWMNADTLPKWLIQQCIWLMGGVLALNWPLQMYAGVFNGLNRQLDASGFYLVYSFTRIFGVVPFFYIFKIGVIEYFIYQFVVSVIFMIIQRIWVWKCLIVKGEVFGYNLAAVKEVAGFLGQMSVVGILTVVVSQLDKLFVSKMLLLSDLTYYTIAASICSGIIIIGSTFNTYLLPKFTKYYFEKDLVNLQNNLYHYVSISTFIILPISVFLFLYSYEFLLVWTQNSLVTKETEIVLKYLLISTTLLSLMNIPITVFTATGHTKFIVLQNVIMILIGIPLLYFFIKKYQLLGAAYFGIIINSIYFIIGYWYLFCRMNLGTVTKIIKLFTVALFKISFVVLIIDLIQKTYLNKISPLMLLIITGVLFFILYGVFQITQIPTLVKVLREKN; from the coding sequence ATGAAACGTATATTTGCCCAATATAAAGCCCTATTTATTGCCGGAGGCAATACCGTTGTAAACGTATTGGTTATTATATTTAATTTGATATCGGTGCCCATTTATTTGCATTTTTTAGGTGTAGAGAGTTACGGATTAATAGGCTTTTATGCCACCTTGTTGGCAACAACCAGTTTGCTTAATTTTAATATTGGTGCCGTAATGAGTAGAGAAATTCCGCGAATGAAGACACTTCAAATGAGAGAGGGGAATATTAATACAGTGATACATACTTTGGAAGTTCTTTTTTGGATATTAGGGATTGGCGTTGGTTTGGTGATAGGTCTTTTTGCATATCCCTTGTCTTCCTGGATGAATGCCGACACCCTTCCAAAATGGTTGATTCAACAATGTATATGGCTCATGGGAGGGGTATTGGCACTTAATTGGCCTTTGCAAATGTATGCAGGTGTTTTTAATGGACTTAATCGCCAATTAGATGCTTCAGGTTTTTATCTGGTCTATAGCTTTACTCGGATATTTGGCGTAGTTCCATTTTTTTATATTTTTAAAATAGGTGTTATAGAATATTTTATATATCAATTTGTTGTCTCAGTCATTTTTATGATCATCCAACGTATCTGGGTTTGGAAATGTTTGATTGTGAAAGGTGAAGTATTTGGCTATAATTTAGCTGCTGTAAAAGAAGTTGCAGGTTTTTTAGGACAAATGTCTGTTGTCGGTATATTGACGGTTGTGGTTTCTCAGTTAGATAAGTTATTTGTCTCTAAAATGTTGCTTCTTTCAGATTTAACCTACTACACTATTGCTGCCAGTATTTGTAGTGGCATTATTATCATTGGGAGTACATTTAATACCTACCTACTTCCGAAATTTACTAAATATTATTTTGAAAAAGATTTAGTAAATTTGCAAAATAATTTATATCATTATGTTTCAATATCAACTTTTATTATCTTGCCTATATCTGTGTTTTTATTTTTATATTCTTATGAATTTTTATTGGTGTGGACACAAAATAGCTTAGTCACAAAAGAGACTGAAATTGTTTTAAAATATTTATTGATTAGTACTACATTATTGTCACTAATGAATATACCAATAACTGTTTTTACGGCTACAGGACATACAAAATTTATTGTTCTCCAAAATGTAATAATGATTCTAATAGGTATTCCTTTATTGTACTTTTTTATCAAGAAATATCAACTATTAGGGGCTGCATATTTTGGTATTATAATAAATAGTATTTATTTTATTATAGGCTACTGGTACCTCTTTTGCAGAATGAATTTGGGTACAGTGACCAAAATCATCAAACTGTTTACTGTTGCTTTATTCAAAATTAGTTTTGTTGTCCTTATCATTGATTTGATACAAAAAACTTATTTAAATAAAATTTCTCCATTAATGTTGTTAATCATAACAGGTGTTTTGTTTTTTATATTATATGGCGTCTTTCAAATTACACAAATTCCGACTTTAGTAAAAGTTTTAAGAGAAAAAAACTAA